In a single window of the Bradyrhizobium sp. ORS 285 genome:
- a CDS encoding S41 family peptidase produces MRKNWLFLAGTMTGVGLTLMVSGPEGAQLIAKAKAAAGMADTYTQLNLFGAVFERVRADYVEKPNDPALIEGAINGMVSSLDPHSRYMNDKSWRDMQETTSGEFGGLGIEVTMEDGLVKVVAPIDDTPASKAGILSGDLIAKIDGDAVQGLTLEQAVAKMKGGVNTKTKLTIIRKGKDAPMDVTLNREIIRVRPVRYHTEGGDIGYIRVTSFNEQTTESLRKAIATISKEIPQEKLAGYVVDLRNNPGGLLDQAVSVSSTFLPRGEVVSTRGRNPEETQRFTARGGDLTKGKPLVVLINGGSASASEIVAGALHDHKRATLIGTRSFGKGSVQTIIPLGAGNGALALTTARYYTPSGRSIQAQGIAPDIEVKQDVPDDLKDRTDIKGEASMRGHLSAADGTEQTGSQSYVPPDEKDDKALHAAFNVLRGVTVNADVRAKAAVPN; encoded by the coding sequence ATGCGGAAAAACTGGCTGTTCTTGGCGGGCACGATGACGGGCGTCGGTCTGACCCTGATGGTTTCGGGGCCGGAGGGTGCGCAGCTCATCGCCAAGGCCAAGGCAGCGGCCGGCATGGCCGACACCTATACGCAGCTCAATCTGTTCGGTGCGGTGTTCGAGCGGGTTCGCGCCGACTACGTCGAGAAGCCGAACGATCCCGCGCTGATCGAAGGCGCGATCAACGGCATGGTGTCCTCGCTCGATCCGCATTCGCGCTACATGAACGACAAGTCCTGGCGCGACATGCAGGAGACGACCTCCGGTGAGTTCGGCGGACTCGGCATCGAGGTCACGATGGAGGACGGTCTCGTCAAGGTCGTCGCGCCAATCGACGACACCCCGGCGTCGAAGGCCGGCATCCTCTCCGGCGATCTCATCGCCAAGATCGATGGCGACGCGGTGCAGGGCCTGACGCTCGAACAGGCGGTCGCCAAGATGAAGGGCGGGGTCAACACCAAGACCAAGCTGACGATCATCCGCAAGGGCAAGGACGCTCCAATGGATGTGACCCTGAATCGCGAGATCATCCGCGTGCGCCCGGTGCGCTATCACACCGAGGGCGGCGACATCGGCTACATCCGCGTCACCTCGTTCAACGAGCAGACCACCGAGAGCCTGCGCAAGGCGATTGCCACCATTTCCAAGGAGATCCCGCAGGAGAAGCTCGCTGGCTACGTGGTGGACCTGCGCAACAATCCGGGCGGCCTGCTCGATCAGGCGGTGTCGGTCTCCAGCACGTTCCTGCCGCGGGGCGAGGTGGTGTCCACGCGTGGCCGCAATCCCGAGGAGACGCAGCGCTTCACGGCGCGTGGCGGCGATCTCACCAAGGGCAAGCCGCTCGTGGTGCTGATCAACGGCGGCTCAGCCTCGGCCTCCGAGATCGTGGCGGGCGCGCTGCATGACCACAAGCGCGCGACCCTGATCGGCACGCGCTCGTTCGGCAAGGGCTCGGTGCAGACGATCATTCCGCTCGGCGCCGGCAATGGTGCGCTGGCGCTGACCACGGCGCGCTACTACACGCCGTCGGGCCGCTCGATCCAGGCTCAGGGCATCGCGCCGGACATCGAGGTGAAGCAGGACGTGCCCGACGATCTGAAGGACCGCACCGACATCAAGGGCGAAGCATCGATGCGCGGGCATCTGTCGGCGGCCGACGGCACCGAGCAGACCGGCTCGCAGTCCTACGTTCCGCCGGACGAGAAGGACGACAAGGCCTTGCACGCGGCGTTCAACGTGCTGCGCGGCGTCACCGTCAATGCCGATGTCCGCGCTAAGGCGGCGGTGCCGAACTGA